From Armatimonadota bacterium, a single genomic window includes:
- the def gene encoding peptide deformylase, which translates to MARAATASTVLEIVTVDSPRAAILRRRARPVGKVTPEVQRLIDAMIATMRAAGGVGLAAPQVGDSRRVLVAEVEDRLVALVDPEVLSAEGEEVAVEGCLSIPGVVAPVRRALHVVVRGKNRRGRGVTIHADGYLARVLQHEIDHLDGILFLDRVEDPSTITRVGEGQGAEA; encoded by the coding sequence ATGGCACGCGCCGCGACCGCCTCGACCGTCCTCGAGATCGTCACCGTGGACAGCCCGCGGGCGGCGATCCTGCGCCGCCGCGCCCGCCCCGTGGGCAAGGTGACGCCGGAAGTGCAGCGCCTCATCGACGCCATGATCGCCACCATGCGCGCGGCGGGGGGCGTGGGGCTGGCCGCGCCGCAGGTGGGGGACAGTCGGCGCGTGCTGGTGGCCGAGGTGGAGGACCGCCTCGTCGCCCTGGTCGACCCTGAGGTGCTCTCCGCCGAGGGTGAGGAGGTGGCGGTGGAGGGCTGCCTCTCCATCCCCGGCGTGGTGGCCCCGGTACGCCGGGCCCTCCACGTGGTCGTCCGCGGCAAGAACCGGCGCGGGCGCGGGGTGACGATCCACGCCGACGGCTACCTGGCGCGCGTCCTCCAGCACGAGATCGACCACCTGGACGGGATCCTCTTCCTCGACCGCGTGGAGGACCCGTCCACGATCACCCGCGTCGGGGAGGGCCAGGGGGCGGAGGCCTGA